The nucleotide sequence TCCGTTAGTCTCACCCGGCCATCGGTCGCGACGTAAAAATTACCGTCATCGCGCTGCAGCAGCGCGGTCACCGACGTATCCAAGTCCCTCAAGGTTGCCGCCGGATCCAGTGATCCATCGGCCAAAATGCGCGCCCAGTGGATGGTATCAACGAAGCTGTTGGCAGTGCCCGAGGCACCGGCGTAAATTCGACCGGCCAGTTGAATCTCACCGTTAGTCAGCGCCGCCGCAGCGTAATGCTCATTGGAGGCGGACCAATGTCCGGCGGTCACAAAACTCGGGTCCACTCGCCCCCATGTATCTCGCTTTACCGCAAAATTGCTTTCGAATGTCACGTAATCTTCTTCCGGTGTCATTAGCCCCCCCAACGCGAGGCTAATGCGGCGAAATCCGTATCCATAAATTGGACTCAACTGGCCGTAACCAAACATCAAGTTCGTGCTCAGCCCCTCGTGAAAACGATCAGCCAATGAACCGCCAACGCTTGCAGCGGACAAACCGGCTCTCACCACTGCCCCATCAACCGTTTCACTCAGATCAAAAAACCTGTAAAAGTCCGAAGCCGATCGCGTGGTTTCACTCGCGCCATCTTCGGCCAGCCAATTTAGCTCCATACGCCCGAATGAGCTATAGGATGCCTGTAAAGTCCGCCCCCCCGACAGTCCGATCACCGGTGGAGCCCCAAGGTTAAGCTCGTAGGTATTGAAATCAGGATCGGGCATCCCGTTCGGCAACAACCGTGCCCGCGTGATCCCACTGTCGGTAGTTCCATCCTCATGATACCCCATGATCAACCAACGTCCCGTTCCGTCGCGCCACACGGTTTTGACCGATGCCAGCGGTTGGCCGAAGGCAGCAAACTCCTGATCCAAAGTCCCCGCCGCATCCAGCCGGGCCAAGCTGACCGCCGACTTGCCGTTGATAAGTTCAAAACGCCCGGCGACCACCAATCCTCCAGCGTCGTCCGGAACCAATGCGTTCACTTGTCCGGGAGACCACAGGCTATCCGTCACCGCGACCACGATCCCATCGGGTTTTAACACGGCCAATGAGGCGGCTTCAGTCTCCTTCACATAACGGTATGCACCACCCAACAACACCCCCCCGTCCGCCCCAACGGCAAAAATGGAGTCATACCATTCCCATTTAATCGTGCTACGCTGCGCTTCGTTACCGAATCGCAGAACTTGTTCCACTTCGACTGCACCGCCCGATTTGATCCGCCATAGTTTCCCTTCAAAGAAACCATTTCTCATGGTCACTCCCGATACGAGAATCTCGCCTGCTGAGTCGGCCCAAAATGAGCGCACACGTCGAAGATCGTCATGTGTCCCGCGGAGATTAGCCGCCCCCGCGCTCCCCAAAATCTCCGAACCATCAGCACTGAAACGTATCCATTGCAACGGCTGACCAACATAATCTGGGTGGGCATTGGTGTTGCCAAAAACAACCACCTGATCCATGTCGGCCGCCGCCATACCGATCACAAAATTCCACGCCCCCAAATCAAACGCGAAATTGGAGTCCCATTCGCCCGCCGGCGTGATCCTACGGAGCATTTTATTGGTGTGACCGAATACCGTTCCGTCCATCGTCGCGACAATATCGACTACATTTATGGTGGACGTCGCGGGGGGAGCATATGCGGTATCAGGTGCTCCACTTTTACTAAGCCGCCGCATAAGGCGATCCGACTCGCGATCAAACAATATATAAAGTCGACCGGTGCCGTCCTGCACCACATCCCGGATTGATCGAGCACCTTCCACGAGAGACGACATCGCCACCGATTGCACCAGCTGACCCGTCGCGTTATACCGCCGCAATTCCCCTTCCTTACTCGTGCCGACATAGGAACCGATGTTGCCCCACAACCACACCCCGCCTTCACCGTCGTCAATCAGCCCACCAATTTCGCCAGAGAAATCTGTGGCCGCCGCGAAGGTGCCGTCTAGGTGACCTTCGCTAGTGACCTTGATTACGCGACCGACCGATACGTCGCCGAGTCGTGAGAAGGTTCCAGCGGCCCAATACCCTCCACCCGTAGCCGCAGCAACGGCTTCCGCCTGGGCTCCCGGTTTTTCCACAACCACGTTCCTATCCGACCGGAATCGCAGGGCATTCAAGCGCCGCGCGGGCGAGACCGAGACGCGCACCGCCTTCGACGCCAAAGACCCCGCTGCATCAGTCACCACCACGTCGTAGATGTCCGCATCCCGCATCGCGACCGGGGATATCGTGAAGGACGAAGCCGTTTCTCCCTCGAGACCAAGCCCGTGCCGGCGCCACTGAAAGGTGACCGCTCCTTCCCCTTCAGCCTCAGCCGACAGCACAATGGTTTCACCGGCGTTGAATACGCCTCCAGTCGGCTGTGTAGTGAACTTCGGACCTAGCCCCGGACCGCTCACCTCGATGACTTCACTGCGCGCCAATCCACCGCGATCCTTGGCCACAACGTGATAACGGCCAGCATCGCTGGAAGATAGCGATGAAAGCGCCAAAGTCGCGACATTCGCGCCGTCGACCGGTTGCTCGTTGTGAAACCAATAATAGGACAAATCCGTCCCTCCGGTCGCGGTAGCTGTCAATACGACATCACCTCCGGCAGACGGTTGTCCCGACAGTTCCAATCCCGATAGTGCGGGCGCTTCGACAAACTCCCATTCGAGCGTAAAAATGTCGTCGGAAAGGGAAGCAAGATTACTCGAATAACTGGCTTCGATTGCAACGGTTTGAGCCGCCTGCACTGCAACCGCCACGGCACCCTTGCCATCCGCTAGCGGGACCAGTTGGTCTGCGTTTTGCCCGGCCACCGCCACCAGAAGGACCTCGTTGCCTCCGGACGTATCGGACAAGTAAAGCATACCTGCTGTAGCCGCAGTCCAACGATACCAAACCGTTCCCCGCGCGGAATGCCCCCCCAGCTGAACAACGGCGTCCTCTCGCGTCGATTCCGCCAAGCTCCCCTCGGTCGTGCCGGAAATTCCCAATAATACTTCGGCAGAATTGAAGTCGTCGTTAGCAGGAGCGGACGCCTGGGCCGAAAATGTCATGACACCTAGCAGCAACAACGAGCGGAGGGAAAAGGGGAGAAACCGGGATAAGAACATGGGCAAACGTTCGGGATTATACACAACGGCCGAAATTTGAACTACGGCACTTCGTAAACTTCGATGAGGCCCACGCCGG is from Synoicihabitans lomoniglobus and encodes:
- a CDS encoding immunoglobulin domain-containing protein, giving the protein MSDTSGGNEVLLVAVAGQNADQLVPLADGKGAVAVAVQAAQTVAIEASYSSNLASLSDDIFTLEWEFVEAPALSGLELSGQPSAGGDVVLTATATGGTDLSYYWFHNEQPVDGANVATLALSSLSSSDAGRYHVVAKDRGGLARSEVIEVSGPGLGPKFTTQPTGGVFNAGETIVLSAEAEGEGAVTFQWRRHGLGLEGETASSFTISPVAMRDADIYDVVVTDAAGSLASKAVRVSVSPARRLNALRFRSDRNVVVEKPGAQAEAVAAATGGGYWAAGTFSRLGDVSVGRVIKVTSEGHLDGTFAAATDFSGEIGGLIDDGEGGVWLWGNIGSYVGTSKEGELRRYNATGQLVQSVAMSSLVEGARSIRDVVQDGTGRLYILFDRESDRLMRRLSKSGAPDTAYAPPATSTINVVDIVATMDGTVFGHTNKMLRRITPAGEWDSNFAFDLGAWNFVIGMAAADMDQVVVFGNTNAHPDYVGQPLQWIRFSADGSEILGSAGAANLRGTHDDLRRVRSFWADSAGEILVSGVTMRNGFFEGKLWRIKSGGAVEVEQVLRFGNEAQRSTIKWEWYDSIFAVGADGGVLLGGAYRYVKETEAASLAVLKPDGIVVAVTDSLWSPGQVNALVPDDAGGLVVAGRFELINGKSAVSLARLDAAGTLDQEFAAFGQPLASVKTVWRDGTGRWLIMGYHEDGTTDSGITRARLLPNGMPDPDFNTYELNLGAPPVIGLSGGRTLQASYSSFGRMELNWLAEDGASETTRSASDFYRFFDLSETVDGAVVRAGLSAASVGGSLADRFHEGLSTNLMFGYGQLSPIYGYGFRRISLALGGLMTPEEDYVTFESNFAVKRDTWGRVDPSFVTAGHWSASNEHYAAAALTNGEIQLAGRIYAGASGTANSFVDTIHWARILADGSLDPAATLRDLDTSVTALLQRDDGNFYVATDGRVRLTEEMPGSELPAIVQSPQDTSAVVGEQVNFFANATGIPDPSYQWFKDSVAINDATAAMLDLGVVAVTDAGIYHVVATNASGTATSATAILTVESLGVAPIINSHPSGVAATIAPGVAHSVNFSVVATGDPVPTYQWRKNGTPIDGATASSLMLADVSIEDSGSSFDVLVSNRLGTVTSTAAVLTVTEILEAPMISIQPTGAALRFGQAFGASVVATGTAPLSYQWTKDGLAIAGATAVSIDLPFVTLVDAGIYAVTVTNLAGSVTSVGAVLSVEPASAEPVITAQPRNTSALVGATATLNVSVTGTPSPTFQWRKNGVALAGANASVLNFENVALSAAGAYDVLVTNSQGSVTSIRVRLTVSASNIAPNITSQPRDTIAATGQSTTLSVVATGVPDLTYQWMKNGFPISGATAADLMFRTVSIQDAGSYAVVVTNAEGTVTSRNARLKVLLASYQGTYFGSFGPGRGAFAIVVEADNTGFFLGFDEIANLYVSGTVTVADDGSFTLTSTTESTTAPASLGIRSPSRDLGDGILVGELPSTGRAEVVFAANIDSNGSVTGTVTGVAGLQMSAAREATGATSSVAGFYQASASGGDAVTYTIVSPAGQAIVMTKSSTGVDAGVGTASATGAVNVTTVKNNTVTATVSASSSTIAAAVTDSTGSSTSFNGGSASLIASQRLVNISSRARAGSGVYQTIAGLVITGEDSKSVLIRAVGPGLATFGVGGVLAAPKLDLFRGAEVIASNTGWDSGANSAEIAAAAGLAGAFALEADSGDAALFETLAPGAYTAIAGGADGGEGVVLIEVYDLSTPSLGQKLFNIATRAAIGTGDETCVAGFVVTGTVPKRVLLRGVGPTLGGFGLSEAIADSQIKLFRGQEEIASNDDWGTSNAAAIAAAAQVTGAFALGEGSKDAAMVISLEPGAYTLQLSGVGGATGVGLIEVYEVP